ACTTTACTTGCACTGCTCGCTAACATTAGCTGCTATATTAGCTTCTCTATCGGTGCACAGGAGCGCCTAATCGACCGTATTCAGGCTGCAGCATTCGTAAACCCTAAAGATCAGGCTGCACTATCTAAACGCTTGAATAAACAAGTTCGTGCTACCGTGTATGACTTTAAAGTGTTGCTACAAACCTTCTTGGGGGTTCAGCGCAGTCAGCAATTGCTTGGGCACTATGCTCAAAATAATATTTTAGAAGATAATGACGCGTACCCAGCTCCTGAATTTATCTCATTCTGTGAGCGTGCACTCACGGGAGTGCTCGGAGCTTCATCAGCCCAAGCTCTGATCCGTACCGTATCCTCTGGTCGCCAAATGGCATTTGAAGAGGTAGTTAACTTTTTTGATGAAACCACACAAGCACTGCAGTTCAACCAAAACCTACTTTATACCTCATTAGAAAATTTAAGCCATGGAATTTCGGTTGTTGATAAAGATCTAAAACTTGTTGCATGGAACAGGCGTTATCACGAGATGTTCGCCTACCCAGACGGTTTCTTAGAAGTTGGACAACCGATAGAGGAAGTGATCCGCTTTAACGCCGAACGCGGTGAATGCGGGCCTGGTGAAATTGATAAACACGTCGATAAACGAGTTCAACATCTGAAAAATGGTACTCCTCACCACTTTATTCGCCACCGTCGTGATGGCCAAGTATTTGAGATGACGGGAAACCCGCTGCCTGAAGGCGGATTTGTGACGAGTTTTTCAGATATTACCACACATATTGCGACGCAAAACGCACTGGAAGAAATCAATATGGATCTAGAGAACCGTATTGAGGCCAGAACCCAAGAGATCCGCACCATTAACATGGATCTTAAAGCGGAAATAGCCAATCGTCACGAAACAGAGCAGGCACTAATGGCCGCTAAAAAAGAAGCAGAACAAGCAAATGAGAGTAAAACCCGCTTCTTAGCGCTTGCCAGTCATGATATTTTGCAACCACTCAATGCCGCACGTCTGTACCTAGCAGCGATTGATAGCAACAATTTAATAAGTAAAGATCAGGGTAACTTTGAAAAACTCACCGATAGCCTAGACTCTACTGTACACCTGATGAGTGCGCTTTTGGATATTGCAAAACTTGAGCAAGGTGCAATGAAGCCCACTCCTAGGCACTTCAACATTGACGATATCTTACTACCACTGGCAAATGAGTATGCCATCATTTCAAAAGAGAAAGGTCTCGAACTTAAGGTGAGAAGCTCCCACAGCATTGTACACAGCGACACCACTTACCTGCGCCGGATCATTCAAAATCTGGTTTCCAATGCCGTTAAATATACCGACAGTGGCAAAGTGCTTATCGCCTGTCGACGCCGTAAACATAGTTTGAGGCTTGAAGTATGGGATACCGGCCCTGGTATTTCAAACCATGAGCAAAATAAGATCTTTAACGATTTTTATCGTATTCAAGCTGGCGATAATAAAGGTATTGGACTTGGGCTTGGTGTTGTGAAACGCCTATGCGATCTATTATCCATCACGATTTCAGTGAACTCGGTTGTCAATCAAGGCAGCCGCTTTGCCATAGATATACCCTATGGCAATGTGGATTTACTCCAAGTAAAAGAAGATATTAGCCAAAAGCCGCAAAACAAAACTCAACTTAATGTCATCGCGGTTGATGACGACCCGAAAAATTTAGAAGCCATGGCGAGCCTGCTAGATAAATGGCATTGCCACTACCAGCTGTTTTATAAGGTAGAGGACGCACTTGCTTACGCAAAACATAACTCCGCACCAGATGTTATTTTAATGGATTATCAACTTAACGATAACTGTGACGGGATCTCTTTGATCAAATCGCTACGCACCGCGTGGCAAGATACGATTCCAGCTATTTTAATTACCGCTGTGAGGGATGAAGAAGTAAAAGTCGCCGCTAAAAGTGAGCAGATCCATTACCTGTCTAAGCCAGTAAAGCCAGCGAAACTCAAGGCTCTGCTCAACCATGGGCGGTGAGCGCACAGACAGTTGCTGAATACCATAGCAATTGCAAAGTTTTTTGTCAGTAAGCGTTTATCTCACTGCCAATTCGCAGTATTCTGAAAGTTCGTTTAGATGAATTGGAATGAGGAAATGAGTTACGTACTAACGACAGAGTGTAAAGATGATATAGGACTGATCGCGAAGATAACAAGCCTTTGTCATGAGCACGACCTAAACATCACGCGCAATAATGAGTTTGTAGATAAAGAAGGACAGCGTTTCTTTATGCGTACAGAGCTCACAGGCACACCCAGTGATAACTTTCTAGCACAACTTCGTCAGTCATTACCAACTGGTGCCAAGTTAAACCTATACGGGCAAGAGCGAACAAAAGTGGTGCTACTTGCGACGAAGGAAGCACACTGCTTAGGCGGTGTGTTGCTTAAACAATATGAACAAGCATTCAATATTGAAGTGCAAGCAGTTATCGCAAACTATGATACGTTGGAACCCCTTGTTAAAGGTTTTGGTATTCCTTTTCATCTGGTATCACATGAAGGGTTGAGTAGAGCTGAGCATGACAGTGCAATGGCTGATTTAATCGAACAATATGATCCCGATATTGTTGGCTTGGCAAAGTATATGCGGATCTTAACACCGGAATTTGTCTCGCGCTTTGACGGGAAAATTATTAATATCCATCACTCATTCTTGCCCGCCTTTATCGGTGCAAAACCCTACCATCAGGCATTTGAGCGTGGTGTGAAAATTATTGGTGCTACCGCTCACTTTGTTAATGATGAATTAGATGAAGGACCTATTATTGCCCAAAATGTCACACAAGTTAGCCATGCTCAAAATGCTGAAGAAATGGCAAGAATCGGTAGAGACATTGAAAAAACAGTATTTTGTAACGCGTTGCAATTAGCCTGCGAGCATAAGCTTTTCATTAACGGCAATAAAACTGTCGTCTTTTCATAATCAGGATTAGAAACGCTGTTTAGCAGCATGGGAATTAAGCGCATGGATGCGTGAAGAAATTATACCAACTAGCTTAGTTAACTCCAGCTTGGGATAAGAATTTAAAAACAAGTGAACTATAAGCCTGTTCCAAGATCAGATCTTTCGACCAAAAAAGAAAGTGAGCTATTAAGGAACAGGCACGAATAAGTTAGTTGAGTGGTTTAGCGATACCGATGATTTTACGAGGTTTTCTAAATTCCAAACAAAAAAAACCATCGCATTGCTGCAACGGGTTTGACGTACATGGATGTACTAATGTCGATTAGAACCATGGATGAATGCTGTTAATCGACCTTTAATAAGGCCCTGGCTCGCTACGAACTAGGATGTTTAATTCTTTTTGTTTGAGAAGCCCAACAGCTCGGCGGGTAAACCACCTCCGACCACGCTGCTCAGTGCAGGTGCTGTGGTGGGAGCGAGCTTGCCTCGCGATGTGTTGATTGCTTGTGATATGTTTTCAAATCCCACATAGCAAAAAACCCGTCGCATTGCTGCAACGGGTTTCTCTAATAAGGCCCTGACGATGTTCTACTTTCACATGGGAAGCCCACACTATCATCGACGCTGTTTTGTTTCACTTCTGAGTTCGGCATGGGGTCAGGTGGTTCCAAAACGCTATGGTCATCAGGAAATCTGGGTGCAAATGTCTAATGACATCGTGCCTCGCACGAGCATTCCATTTGCGCAAGGTGAACCGATTTCGCGATACCGCTGAGGTTGGTCACCTTGTTTAATTCTTAAATCTGGAAAAAGCTATTAAATTCTTCTGTCTACTTCAGTCTATTAACTTCTGTCGCTTATAAACCACTTTGGCGTTGTATGGTTAAGCCTCTCGGGTAATTAGTACGAGTTAGCTTAATGCCTCACAGCACTTCCACATCTCGCCTATCAACGTTGTAGTCTTCAACGGCCCTTCAGTTGACTCTAAGTCAAAGTGAGAACTCATCTCGAGGCCTGCTTCCCGCTTAGATGCTTTCAGCGGTTATCAGTTCCGAACGTAGCTACCGGGCAATGCAATTGGCATCACAACCCGAACACCAGCGGTTCGTCCACTCCGGTCCTCTCGTACTAGGAGCAGCCCCTCTCAATTCTCAAACGCCCACGGCAGATAGGGACCGAACTGTCTCACGACGTTCTAAACCCAGCTCGCGTACCACTTTAAATGGCGAACAGCCATACCCTTGGGACCGACTTCAGCCCCAGGATGTGATGAGCCGACATCGAGGTGCCAAACACCGCCGTCGATATGAACTCTTGGGCGGTATCAGCCTGTTATCCCCGGAGTACCTTTTATCCGTTGAGCGATGGCCCTTCCATTCAGAACCACCGGATCACTATGACCTACTTTCGTACCTGCTCGACGTGTCTGTCTCGCAGTTAAGCTTGCTTCTACCATTACACTAACCGTACGATGTCCGACCGTACTTAGCAAACCTTCGTGCTCCTCCGTTACTCTTTGGGAGGAGACCGCCCCAGTCAAACTACCCACCAGGCACTGTCCTCAACCCCGGTTCAGGGGCCTAAGTTAGAACATCAACACTACAAGGGTGGTATTTCAAGGTCGGCTCCACAGAAACTAGCGTTCCTGCTTCAAAGCCTCCCACCTATCCTACACATGTAGGGTCAATGTTCAGTGCCAAGCTGTAGTAAAGGTTCACGGGGTCTTTCCGTCTAGCCGCGGGTACACAGCATCTTCACTGCGATTTCAATTTCACTGAGTCTCGGGTGGAGACAGCGTGGCCATGGTTACACCATTCGTGCAGGTCGGAACTTACCCGACAAGGAATTTCGCTACCTTAGGACCGTTATAGTTACGGCCGCCGTTTACCGGGGCTTCGATCAAGAGCTTCGCCTAAGCTAACCCCATCAATTAACCTTCCGGCACCGGGCAGGTGTCACACCGTATACGTCATCTTACGATTTTGCACAGTGCTGTGTTTTTAATAAACAGTCCCAGCCACCTGGTCACTGCGGCTCTCGTTTGCTTACAGAGCAAGTCTTTCACAAACAAGAGCGTACCTTCTCCCGAAGTTACGGTACAATTTTGCCTAGTTCCTTCACCCGAGTTCTCTCAAGCGCCTTAGTATTCTCTACCTGACCACCTGTGTCGGTTTAGGGTACGATTCAGTATGAACTGAAGCTTAGAGGCTTTTCCTGGAAGTAGGGCATCAACAACTTCACCACCTTAGTGGCTCGTCTCGACTCTCAGCCTTAGCAACCCGGATTTTCCTAAGTCACCAGCCTACAGCCTTTCACATGGACAACCAACGCCATGCTTGCCTAGCCTGCTCCGTCCCCCCATCGCATTCATACCAAGTACGGGAATATTAACCCGTTTCCCATCGACTACGCTCTTCAGCCTCGCCTTAGGGGTCGACTCACCCTACCCTGATTAACATGGGATAGGAACCCTTGGTCTTCCGGCGGAGGAGTTTTTCACTCCTCTTGTCGTTACTCATGTCAGCATTCGCACTTCTGATATGTCCAGCATGCCTCCCGGCACACCTTCAGCCACTTACAGAACGCTCCCCTACCCCGCATACTTACGTACGCAGCCGTAGCTTCGGTGGTATGTTTAGCCCCGTTACATCTTCCGCGCAGGCCGACTCGACTAGTGAGCTATTACGCTTTCTTTAAAGGGTGGCTGCTTCTAAGCCAACCTCCTAGCTGTTTTAGCCTTCCCACATCGTTTCCCACTTAACATACACTTTGGGACCTTAGCTGACGGTCTGGGTTGTTTCCCTCTCCACGACGGACGTTAGCACCCGCCGTGTGTCTCCCGGATAGTACTTTACGGTATTCGGAGTTTGCAAAGGGTTGGTAAGTCGGGATGACCCCCTAGCCTTAACAGTGCTCTACCCCCGTAAGTATTCGTCCGAGGCTCTACCTAAATAGATTTCGGGGAGAACCAGCTATCTCCCGGTTTGATTAGCCTTTCACTCCTAGCCACAGGTCATCCCCTAACTTTTCAACGTTAGTGGGTTCGGTCCTCCAGTTGATGTTACTCAACCTTCAACCTGCCCATGGCTAGATCACCGGGTTTCGGGTCTATACCCTGCAACTTAAGCGCCCAGTTAAGACTCGCTTTCGCTACGGCTCCCCTAAATGGTTAACCTCGCTACAGAATATAAGTCGCTGACCCATTATACAAAAGGTACGCAGTCACCCAACAAGTAGGCTCCTACTGCTTGTACGTACACGGTTTCAGGTTCTATTTCACTCCCCTCACAGGGGTTCTTTTCGCCTTTCCCTCACGGTACTGGTTCACTATCGGTCAGTTGGGAGTATTTAGCCTTGGAGGATGGTCCCCCCATATTCAGTCAAAGTTTCACGTGCTCCGACCTACTCGATTTCACTTTAGATAAGTTTTTGTGTACGGGACTATCACCCTGTTTCGTCATGCTTTCCAGCATGTTCCACTAACTACACTAAAGCTTAAGGGCTGCTCCGATTTCGCTCGCCGCTACTTTCGGAATCTCGGTTGATTTCTTTTCCTACGGGTACTTAGATGTTTCAGTTCTCCGCGTTCGCCTCGTTAACCTATGTATTCAGTTAACGATACCTGCAAGCAGGTGGGTTTCCCCATTCGGAAATCCTAGTCTCAAGCGCCTCTTACTGGCTTGACTAGGCTTATCGCAAGTTAGTACGTCCTTCATCGCCTCCAACTGCCAAGGCATCCACCGTGTACGCTTAGTCACTTAACCATACAACCCAAAATGGTTTGTATCGTCAAAGACAGTTTAACTTCGCCAGAAGTTAATATTGAATACTAAAGTAGACGCTAATTAATCATCGAAATGATTAATCGGCATTTTCTTTCGAAAACTCGATAAATAACTTTATGTTATCTATCAGAATTTAATTTTTCAGCTTTTCCAAATTTTTAAAGAGCAATATCACTTAGCCATCAGGCCAAGCAACAATCATCTGTGTGGACACTTCGAACAAATAAGTTCTAAATCGTATAAGGAGGTGATCCAGCCCCAGGTTCCCCTAGGGCTACCTTGTTACGACTTCACCCCAGTCATGAATCACTCCGTGGTGAACGTCCCCCCGAAGGTTAGACTATCCACTTCTGGAGCAACCCACTCCCATGGTGTGACGGGCGGTGTGTACAAGGCCCGGGAACGTATTCACCGCAACATTCTGATTTGCGATTACTAGCGATTCCGACTTCATGGAGTCGAGTTGCAGACTCCAATCCGGACTACGACAGGCTTTAAGGGATTCGCTCACTATCGCTAGCTCGCTGCTCTCTGTACCTGCCATTGTAGCACGTGTGTAGCCCTACACGTAAGGGCCATGATGACTTGACGTCGTCCCCACCTTCCTCCGGTTTATCACCGGCAGTCTCCTTAGAGTTCCCGACCGAATCGCTGGCAACTAAGGATAGGGGTTGCGCTCGTTGCGGGACTTAACCCAACATCTCACAACACGAGCTGACGACAGCCATGCAGCACCTGTATCAGAGCTCCCGAAGGCACCAAACCATCTCTGGTAAGTTCTCTGTATGTCAAGTGTAGGTAAGGTTCTTCGCGTTGCATCGAATTAAACCACATGCTCCACCGCTTGTGCGGGCCCCCGTCAATTCATTTGAGTTTTAACCTTGCGGCCGTACTCCCCAGGCGGTCTACTTAATGCGTTAGCTTTGGAAAAGTTGTCCGAAGACCCCAGCTCCTAGTAGACATCGTTTACGGCGTGGACTACCAGGGTATCTAATCCTGTTTGCTCCCCACGCTTTCGTACATGAGCGTCAGTGTTGACCCAGGTGGCTGCCTTCGCCATCGGTATTCCTTCAGATCTCTACGCATTTCACCGCTACACCTGAAATTCTACCACCCTCTATCACACTCTAGTTTGCCAGTTCGAAATGCAGTTCCCAGGTTAAGCCCGGGGCTTTCACATCTCGCTTAACAAACCGCCTGCGTACGCTTTACGCCCAGTAATTCCGATTAACGCTCGCACCCTCCGTATTAC
This genomic interval from Pseudoalteromonas galatheae contains the following:
- a CDS encoding PAS domain-containing hybrid sensor histidine kinase/response regulator — protein: MTAILLLVAAAYIGVLFWLANWGDKTTPRALKISHHPFVYAFSLGIYCTSWTYYGSVGTAATSSWHYFPILLGPILLFLFGQGFLRKLILVSKKQNITTIADFISARYGKRQTTAVMVTMIALLATIPYIALQLKALSSSFLLLQQDEQVSGTALALAGTLIMALFAIFFGTRKVDVTEYRSGLMLAVAFESIVKLLALGIVAVLAWQSLTQVPDSFEALSEHWQSFDFFNFNFVGQTLMAAAAIVCLPRQFHVVVVDNHNTSHLKTARWAFTLYLLLIAAMIIPIATAAIHPDIGYGAAPDSFVLALPIMMEHPILATFVFIGGLSAATAMIVVATLTLSTMLSNDVVLPLLFKRKFKKNILNSSFKSQILLVRRFVIAAILLLSYMYQQWFGHGEALANMGLVAFSLVTQLLPAIVGGLYWRKGHAYGVYAGLIAGFICWMLFLMFPILEAGGLLDYEMRQTLITRGTLLALLANISCYISFSIGAQERLIDRIQAAAFVNPKDQAALSKRLNKQVRATVYDFKVLLQTFLGVQRSQQLLGHYAQNNILEDNDAYPAPEFISFCERALTGVLGASSAQALIRTVSSGRQMAFEEVVNFFDETTQALQFNQNLLYTSLENLSHGISVVDKDLKLVAWNRRYHEMFAYPDGFLEVGQPIEEVIRFNAERGECGPGEIDKHVDKRVQHLKNGTPHHFIRHRRDGQVFEMTGNPLPEGGFVTSFSDITTHIATQNALEEINMDLENRIEARTQEIRTINMDLKAEIANRHETEQALMAAKKEAEQANESKTRFLALASHDILQPLNAARLYLAAIDSNNLISKDQGNFEKLTDSLDSTVHLMSALLDIAKLEQGAMKPTPRHFNIDDILLPLANEYAIISKEKGLELKVRSSHSIVHSDTTYLRRIIQNLVSNAVKYTDSGKVLIACRRRKHSLRLEVWDTGPGISNHEQNKIFNDFYRIQAGDNKGIGLGLGVVKRLCDLLSITISVNSVVNQGSRFAIDIPYGNVDLLQVKEDISQKPQNKTQLNVIAVDDDPKNLEAMASLLDKWHCHYQLFYKVEDALAYAKHNSAPDVILMDYQLNDNCDGISLIKSLRTAWQDTIPAILITAVRDEEVKVAAKSEQIHYLSKPVKPAKLKALLNHGR
- the purU gene encoding formyltetrahydrofolate deformylase yields the protein MSYVLTTECKDDIGLIAKITSLCHEHDLNITRNNEFVDKEGQRFFMRTELTGTPSDNFLAQLRQSLPTGAKLNLYGQERTKVVLLATKEAHCLGGVLLKQYEQAFNIEVQAVIANYDTLEPLVKGFGIPFHLVSHEGLSRAEHDSAMADLIEQYDPDIVGLAKYMRILTPEFVSRFDGKIINIHHSFLPAFIGAKPYHQAFERGVKIIGATAHFVNDELDEGPIIAQNVTQVSHAQNAEEMARIGRDIEKTVFCNALQLACEHKLFINGNKTVVFS